Sequence from the Methanocalculus alkaliphilus genome:
CGTCTCGACTATGTGAATGAGAACATCAAGGGAGAGGCACGTATCGGTCTTGTTGTTCCTGCATACGTCACCATCGACTCCATTGAGGAGATGAACGATGTTGCGGAGAACTTTGATGGAAAGATCATCGGCATCGACCCGGGTGCAGGAATTATGACTGCAACGGAGAATGCGATTGAAGAGTATGATCTCGAGTATGAGCTTGTTGCAAGCAGCAGTGCGGGCATGGCAGCTGAACTCCGATCAGCCATCAACAGGGACGAATGGGTCGTTGTCACCGGATGGGCTCCACACTGGAAGTTCGGTCGCTGGGATTTAAAGTTCCTTGATGATCCAAAGGGTGTCTATGGCGATGCAGAGGATGTCGTCACTATCGCCCGCCTCGGCCTCAAAGAGGACCAGCCTGAAGCATATGCCATCATCGAGCGGTTCGAGTGGACCGGCAATGACATTGCAGAGGTTATGACCGCGATCGAAGACGGGGTTCCCGACAAGGAAGCCGCACAGGCATGGATTGCAGCCAACCCTGATACGGTCAACTCCTGGCTCCACGGCTGAATTGTCGTGTAACGGCAGAGGAGACGGGGTCATCCCGTCTCATTCGCCGGATTGAATCAGAATTTTTTCTTCCGGTCCATGCAGGCGTTGAGGATCATCTCAACCCCATTGAGCATCCCCTCAATGCCTGCAAGGGGCGGGCTTCCAAGGATCACCCTCCCCCTCTGTGGAGGGGTGATACCAACGAATGCCGCACAGGGCTGCATCTGATGCTCGTAGCTTGATCCGAGGATCAGAGTATACTCATCAGACGAGAGGGCATCTGCGATTGCGGCATAGTCTGTTACAGCAATGCCTGATGAGTCATTTCTTGGAAGGATGAGTGAGGAGCCGGCTCCAAGATACGTTCTCAGGATATCATCAAAGAACGAAGCGTATCCCGCCTGTGCGGCAATGGCGGCAACCGGGGGATCATGCCGCCTCAGGTATTTCTCACATGCGGCGATGGCACGCTCCTCAGCCAGTCTGCATTCATCCAGGAGAGGGGAGGGATCTGCACCCGGTACCCTCTCTGCGACCTGCATGATCGTATCGCTGCATGCTGATATACCGAGGAGTGACCCGGAGTCCTCGCCGATGATCGCGGGATAATCGGGATTGACCGTTACCGTCAGCGGGGCTGCATGGGAGATCGCCTCGATATGATCAGCTGCGACAACGGTGCCGACGGGAATACCTGCACGTGCAAGCATTCTCCCTGCCTCATGCAGATTACCCCGCCAGAAGGGATCAAGAAGG
This genomic interval carries:
- a CDS encoding glycine betaine ABC transporter substrate-binding protein → MMITKRTIIPLIMGLMLFSAVLVTGCVDETPAEPAKEITIGLVTWDCAIASSYVLGEVLEQAGYDVTIMGVDAGPLYAGLARGDIDVTTTAWLPFTHATYWEQYGDRLDYVNENIKGEARIGLVVPAYVTIDSIEEMNDVAENFDGKIIGIDPGAGIMTATENAIEEYDLEYELVASSSAGMAAELRSAINRDEWVVVTGWAPHWKFGRWDLKFLDDPKGVYGDAEDVVTIARLGLKEDQPEAYAIIERFEWTGNDIAEVMTAIEDGVPDKEAAQAWIAANPDTVNSWLHG
- a CDS encoding nitrogenase component 1: MPECINPIWPCALTGAVAFLAGYTGISVVIHGSSGCYYYPKSLIRTPLYGSFILHDEVVFGTGERLRSVVSDVSKRGGRVAVVNSCVPALMGEDLAPYLDGYSALFVDAPGFLGGVESGYRIAGEALMSEAAITADGVNIGGVCLLDPFWRGNLHEAGRMLARAGIPVGTVVAADHIEAISHAAPLTVTVNPDYPAIIGEDSGSLLGISACSDTIMQVAERVPGADPSPLLDECRLAEERAIAACEKYLRRHDPPVAAIAAQAGYASFFDDILRTYLGAGSSLILPRNDSSGIAVTDYAAIADALSSDEYTLILGSSYEHQMQPCAAFVGITPPQRGRVILGSPPLAGIEGMLNGVEMILNACMDRKKKF